One genomic window of Cercospora beticola chromosome 5, complete sequence includes the following:
- a CDS encoding uncharacterized protein (BUSCO:EOG09262IY3), with translation MQANYRYNRSPQQARRGPGPMVAPPQAHPQQQQMTQAQLQQQHLEALRRQDLARRQARKPTDREIPDEVSEAVVGDGVERYKKLRDAEKRLDAIMMRKRLDISDNLQRRWTRREGTIRIWISNTAEGQPWQIMEEGNANEDGMFELGENQATFKLKIEGRLKEDPDEDEADKPPAGHRPRLSTFFKAITIDFDRNPNLNPDGYSQIEWRKKQMTPGQPLDPTDRENNFDQIEFTRKADENINITINLTRDEKSERYKLSPELAEILDTDEEDRAGAVQGIWEYCRAMGLQEDDDKRKIICDAALQKIFKQETVYFPYVPDLLLHHMQPLPPIQLKYTIRVDKPYITGTKDPNSPSAFLQDEDSESKPNLKPCQPTVYDIRVPLPNPLGHQLTRFHTSKTHLNDLQSIVKIDDDLALLVQKIHQTNAKRKFYNNLAKDPTSFVKRWISSQQRDLEVILAEATRGGGEDATNEEFRRGGRDGVWGSELARESVGLWLARNQKAS, from the exons ATGCAGGCCAACTACCGGTATAATCGCAGTCCGCAGCAGGCGAGACGAGGGCCTG GTCCTATGGTCGCACCACCACAAGCACacccacaacagcagcagatgaCCCAGGCGCAActacagcagcaacatctcGAAGCGCTTCGTCGCCAAGACCTTGCGCGACGGCAGGCGAGAAAACCAACCGACCGCGAAATACCCGACGAAGTCAGCGAGGCCGTGGTAGGAGATGGCGTGGAGCGCTACAAGAAGCTGCGCGATGCTGAGAAGAGGCTTGACGCGATCATGATGCGCAAGCGACTAGATATCAGCGACAATCTGCAGAGACGATGGACGCGCCGGGAAGGCACGATACGTATCTGGATTTCCAATACAGCCGAAGGACAGCCGTGGCAGATAATGGAGGAGGGCAACGCGAACGAAGATGGCATGTTTGAGCTGGGAGAGAACCAGGCAACCTTCAAATTGAAGATCGAGGGCCGACTGAAGGAAGACccggatgaggacgaggcagACAAGCCACCCGCTGGACACCGACCCAGGCTGAGCACATTCTTCAAAGCCATCACTATCGACTTCGATCGCAATCCGAATTTGAATCCGGATGGATACAGCCAGATTGAATGGCGCAAGAAGCAAATGACTCCCGGCCAGCCGCTTGATCCTACCGATCGTGAAAACAATTTCGACCAGATAGAGTTCACGCGTAAAGCCGACGAGAACATCAATATCACCATTAATTTGACGCGCGATGAGAAGAGCGAGCGCTACAAGCTGAGTCCTGAGCTCGCTGAGATCTTGGAcacagatgaagaagaccgcGCTGGTGCTGTGCAGGGCATCTGGGAATACTGTCGTGCGATGGGACtgcaggaggatgatgataaGAGAAAAATTATCTGCGATGCGGCGTTGCAAAAG ATCTTTAAGCAAGAGACTGTGTACTTCCCGTACGTGCCGGATCTTCTGCTGCACCACATGCAGCCGCTCCCGCCGATCCAGCTCAAGTACACTATCCGAGTGGACAAGCCATACATTACTGGCACCAAAGACCCCAACTCACCTTCTGCCTTCCTACAAGACGAGGACAGCGAGTCTAAGCCCAACCTGAAACCATGTCAGCCGACAGTCTACGACATCCGTGTGCCACTGCCGAATCCACTGGGACACCAACTCACGCGCTTCCACACGTCGAAGACACATCTTAACGATTTGCAGAGTATTGTTAAGATTGACGATGATCTCGCATTGCTCGTGCAGAAGATTCATCAGACTAATGCCAAGCGCAAGTTCTACAACAACCTGGCCAAGGACCCAACATCATTCGTTAAGCGATGGATTAGTAGCCAGCAACGCGACCTGGAGGTGATTTTGGCCGAAGCCACTCGCGGCGGAGGCGAAGACGCAACCAACGAAGAGTTCCGCCGCGGTGGCAGAGACGGTGTCTGGGGCTCTGAACTGGCACGCGAGAGCGTCGGTCTGTGGCTCGCTCGCAACCAAAAGGCATCGTAG